Proteins encoded together in one Streptomyces umbrinus window:
- a CDS encoding AfsR/SARP family transcriptional regulator, with protein sequence MEFQLLGPVEARDGGRHIALSGSKVHTVLAVLLLARGRVVSDGRLSELLWGWDPPVTMSAQIYTYISRLRKLLGPGVRLVRRQPGYQLIADGALVDVAEFERLERLGQRALEEQRYTEAAESLRNALDLWQGSALANVTPFLAEAELPRLEEARVNALEHRIEADLALGRHEGLVSELTGLVSEFPVRERLRAQLMTALYRCGRQAEAMHSYHEGRQVLAEELGVDPGADLTDTYQAVLSGGLTRPAPGPTTGLAARATAGPTAVPGAAAPPVMIPPAIADFTGREREFADLCAQLAPAPAHRRSAFRARRLVITGMAGVGKTTLAVQVAHAVAGDFPDGLLHARLHHDDRTVKDSGAVLTQLLRALGETDDVLAPGGRQARLDDLVRRYRTRTAGRRLLIVLDDAAGDLQLDALLPATADAAVLITSRNRLPTVPGSRTVSLEPMGTGESLALVAAIAGGGRITAEPEAVHAVVEACAGLPLALRTVATRLAARPHRPAARLARRLADPTCRFEELRVGGLDVGRTLASALRGRPARERELIGRLAPYGGESLTASDAALLLGLSEEVAEEFLERLVEGSLLELDGIDTAGEPRYRFHELTRLVAVAQQARPLSRAS encoded by the coding sequence GTGGAATTCCAGCTTCTAGGTCCCGTGGAGGCGAGAGACGGAGGGCGCCACATCGCGCTGTCCGGATCCAAGGTGCACACGGTGCTAGCCGTGCTGCTCCTCGCTCGCGGCCGGGTGGTGAGTGACGGGCGGCTGAGTGAGCTGCTGTGGGGGTGGGACCCGCCGGTCACGATGAGCGCGCAGATATACACGTACATATCGAGACTGCGAAAACTGCTCGGGCCCGGTGTGCGTCTGGTGCGTCGGCAGCCCGGTTACCAGCTGATCGCCGACGGGGCACTGGTCGACGTGGCGGAGTTCGAGCGGCTGGAGCGGCTCGGGCAGCGCGCGCTGGAGGAGCAGCGGTACACGGAGGCGGCCGAGAGCCTGCGCAACGCCCTCGACCTGTGGCAGGGGTCGGCGCTCGCCAATGTGACGCCGTTTCTCGCCGAGGCGGAGCTGCCGCGGCTGGAGGAGGCGCGGGTCAACGCCCTGGAGCACCGTATCGAGGCCGACCTCGCGCTCGGCCGGCACGAGGGCCTGGTGTCCGAACTCACCGGTCTGGTCAGCGAGTTCCCGGTGCGGGAGCGGCTGCGCGCCCAGTTGATGACGGCCCTGTACCGGTGCGGGCGGCAGGCCGAGGCGATGCACAGCTATCACGAGGGCCGGCAGGTGCTCGCCGAGGAGCTCGGCGTGGATCCCGGGGCCGATCTGACGGACACGTACCAGGCGGTGCTGAGCGGCGGGCTGACCCGGCCCGCGCCCGGACCCACCACCGGGCTCGCCGCCAGGGCCACCGCCGGGCCCACCGCCGTTCCCGGAGCGGCCGCGCCGCCCGTCATGATCCCGCCCGCCATCGCGGACTTCACCGGGCGGGAGCGGGAGTTCGCCGACCTGTGCGCCCAGTTGGCGCCCGCACCCGCCCACCGGCGCTCCGCCTTCCGGGCGCGCCGACTGGTCATCACCGGGATGGCAGGGGTCGGCAAGACGACGCTCGCCGTGCAGGTCGCGCACGCCGTGGCCGGGGACTTTCCCGACGGGCTGCTCCACGCCCGGCTCCATCACGACGACCGTACGGTGAAGGATTCCGGGGCGGTGCTCACGCAGTTGCTGCGGGCGCTCGGCGAGACCGACGACGTGCTGGCCCCCGGCGGGCGGCAGGCGCGGCTCGACGACCTGGTCCGCCGGTACCGGACCCGGACCGCCGGGCGTCGGCTGCTGATCGTCCTCGACGACGCGGCGGGCGACCTCCAGCTGGACGCGCTCCTGCCGGCCACCGCCGACGCCGCCGTGCTGATCACGAGTCGCAACCGACTGCCCACCGTGCCCGGTTCGCGTACGGTCTCGCTGGAGCCGATGGGGACCGGCGAGTCGCTCGCCCTGGTGGCGGCGATCGCCGGCGGCGGGCGGATCACCGCGGAGCCGGAGGCCGTGCACGCGGTCGTCGAGGCCTGCGCCGGGCTGCCGCTCGCTCTGCGGACCGTCGCCACCCGGCTCGCCGCCCGCCCGCACCGGCCCGCGGCCCGGCTGGCCCGGCGGCTGGCCGACCCCACGTGCCGGTTCGAGGAGCTGCGAGTGGGCGGGCTCGACGTGGGCCGGACCCTGGCCTCGGCGTTGCGCGGGCGGCCCGCGCGGGAGCGGGAGCTGATCGGCCGGCTCGCTCCGTACGGCGGTGAGTCGCTGACCGCGTCGGACGCCGCGCTGCTGCTCGGACTGTCCGAGGAGGTGGCCGAGGAGTTCCTCGAGCGGCTCGTCGAGGGGTCGCTGCTGGAGCTGGACGGCATCGACACCGCGGGCGAACCCCGTTACCGATTCCATGAGTTGACGCGTCTGGTCGCCGTGGCCCAGCAGGCGCGGCCGCTCTCCAGGGCGAGTTGA
- a CDS encoding DedA family protein: MTAWLAERVLAYGSVGIVALVLLVPALEAALPIVGALMPGQAAVVLGGLFAWHGHIAIETALLAALAGSVLGNVAGYAVGRRWQGRLSARAPAGTRRGRYTEQAVGLIERRGAGAVFVGRFTSVLRTLVPMLCGASGMPLRRYLLWSVLSSAVWAPAFVVIGYIMGPAGPG; this comes from the coding sequence ATGACGGCATGGCTGGCGGAGCGAGTGCTGGCGTACGGCAGCGTGGGGATTGTCGCCCTGGTGCTGCTGGTGCCGGCCCTGGAGGCGGCGCTGCCGATCGTCGGCGCGCTGATGCCGGGGCAGGCCGCGGTGGTGCTCGGCGGGCTGTTCGCCTGGCACGGGCACATCGCGATCGAGACGGCTCTGCTGGCCGCGCTCGCCGGATCGGTTCTCGGCAATGTCGCCGGGTACGCCGTGGGGCGGCGCTGGCAGGGCCGGCTGTCGGCCCGGGCGCCGGCCGGTACGCGGCGCGGCCGCTACACCGAACAGGCCGTCGGCCTGATCGAACGGCGGGGCGCCGGCGCGGTGTTCGTCGGCCGGTTCACCTCGGTGCTGCGCACGCTGGTGCCGATGCTGTGCGGGGCGAGCGGGATGCCACTGCGGCGCTATCTGCTGTGGTCCGTGCTCAGCAGTGCGGTGTGGGCGCCCGCATTCGTCGTGATCGGTTACATCATGGGGCCCGCCGGCCCCGGATGA
- a CDS encoding ABC transporter ATP-binding protein, with product MSNDAIQLRSVSRRYGSGGGAVTALDQVSLAFPRGTFTAVMGPSGSGKSTLLQCAAGLDRPTSGSVAVGDTELTKLSETRLTLLRRERIGFVFQAFNLLPSLTAEQNVALPLRLAGRRPAKAQVREVLRQVGLADRARHRPSEMSGGQQQRVALARALITRPEVLFGDEPTGALDSQTSREVLALLRGMVDGEGQTIIMVTHDPVAASYADRVVFLVDGRVNGALVGASAEDIAARMTKLEAVPC from the coding sequence ATGAGTAACGACGCGATCCAGTTGCGCTCCGTCAGCAGGCGGTACGGGTCGGGCGGGGGGGCCGTGACCGCGCTCGACCAGGTCTCGCTCGCCTTCCCTCGGGGCACCTTCACCGCCGTCATGGGCCCGTCCGGTTCCGGCAAGTCGACCCTGTTGCAGTGCGCCGCGGGCCTCGACCGGCCCACGTCGGGCTCGGTGGCGGTGGGCGACACCGAGCTGACGAAGCTGAGCGAGACGAGGCTGACCCTGCTGCGCCGCGAGCGCATCGGTTTCGTCTTCCAGGCGTTCAACCTGCTGCCGTCCCTGACCGCCGAGCAGAACGTGGCGCTGCCGCTGCGCCTGGCCGGCCGCCGCCCCGCCAAGGCGCAGGTCCGTGAGGTGCTGCGGCAGGTCGGCCTTGCCGACAGGGCCCGGCACCGGCCGTCGGAGATGTCCGGCGGGCAGCAGCAGCGAGTCGCGCTGGCCCGCGCCCTGATCACCCGTCCCGAGGTGCTCTTCGGCGACGAGCCGACCGGTGCGCTCGACTCGCAGACCAGCCGTGAGGTGCTGGCGCTGCTGCGCGGGATGGTCGACGGCGAGGGCCAGACGATCATCATGGTCACGCACGACCCGGTGGCCGCCTCGTACGCCGACCGTGTCGTGTTCCTCGTCGACGGGCGGGTCAACGGCGCGTTGGTCGGGGCGTCCGCCGAGGACATCGCCGCACGCATGACCAAGCTGGAGGCCGTGCCGTGCTGA
- a CDS encoding ABC transporter permease — protein sequence MLSTALRTLRTRWVTFVGSFVALSLGVALIAVMGLALASSLDAPDRRPERFAAAPVVVKGVNTLRVPTPIGDRKQKLARPNAVPAPVVEKLRRLGKVVEDRSYAVRARGGPDDLVGHPWSTAAFARYELVDGRAPKAADEVVVSGDWAVPGERVRTDLGTVRVVGTVGSLGFEDAVFHTDARAAELAPHSVQLVVEASADAVRKAVDAGSGVSVLTGDRRRLADADPDRDSEAITAMNAMFGTAGGVTGFVSVFVVASTFAFAVAQRKREFGLLRTAGATPGQIRRMVFAEAVVVGVLASAAGCVLGAYGAPWLAEWVVEGGLAPSWFTIGDHTWPYHMAFWTGLFVALCGVVAASWRAGKTGPTEALREASVDTRTMTWGRWLFGAGLLVTAVVTLALALFGDPGDLLHRKTYTSRPMLLITAVALLAPVLVGPLTRLIAWLPAQLPGASGMLVRENAAAGIRRTAAIAAPVLVTVALAGSLLGATATLNEAKATETRDQTAAAFVLSPAGDAGFDAAAVERMREVPGAEVSATSTSAVYVLEEGVALIRSDARAADPALLADTVRMPVTAGKVSDLDDDSIIVNEEWEKHSVGQRVDVWLGDGTRKSLKIAAVMAIGTGNNGVYVTPANAAGAPVDRVDVALADGADRSAVAAGLRKAMGSSGGEVFTKEQWVRATYPETNRTTRIGFLLVLGIALLYTGISLANTMVMATSDRIRDLAVLRLAGATRWQVLRVVGAEALMVVAVGGILGLLVAGLNLLGMWGALGILSVWTPIAIPWATLGAVVGACAVLAVVSAVVPAGLSLRRRAVELAGVHE from the coding sequence GTGCTGAGCACCGCTCTGCGCACACTGCGCACGCGCTGGGTCACGTTCGTCGGCAGCTTCGTCGCGCTCTCACTGGGCGTCGCGCTGATCGCCGTGATGGGCCTGGCCCTGGCGTCCTCGCTGGACGCGCCCGACCGCAGGCCGGAGCGGTTCGCCGCGGCGCCGGTCGTGGTCAAGGGCGTGAACACCCTGCGGGTGCCGACGCCGATCGGCGACCGGAAGCAGAAGCTCGCGCGGCCGAACGCCGTGCCGGCGCCGGTCGTCGAGAAGCTGCGGCGGCTCGGGAAGGTCGTCGAGGACCGGTCCTACGCCGTACGGGCCCGGGGCGGCCCCGACGACCTGGTGGGCCACCCCTGGTCGACCGCGGCCTTCGCCCGGTACGAACTGGTCGACGGGCGCGCCCCGAAGGCGGCCGACGAGGTCGTCGTCAGCGGGGACTGGGCCGTGCCCGGCGAGCGGGTGCGGACCGACCTCGGTACCGTCCGGGTCGTCGGCACGGTGGGCTCGCTCGGCTTCGAGGACGCCGTCTTCCACACCGACGCCCGCGCCGCCGAGCTGGCGCCGCACAGCGTGCAGCTCGTCGTCGAGGCGAGCGCCGATGCCGTACGGAAGGCGGTGGACGCCGGTTCCGGCGTCAGTGTGCTCACCGGTGACCGGCGTCGGCTCGCGGACGCCGATCCCGACCGGGACAGCGAGGCGATCACCGCGATGAACGCCATGTTCGGCACCGCGGGCGGCGTCACCGGGTTCGTGTCGGTGTTCGTCGTGGCGTCGACCTTCGCCTTCGCCGTCGCCCAGCGGAAACGGGAGTTCGGGCTGCTGCGCACCGCCGGGGCGACGCCGGGCCAGATCCGCCGCATGGTCTTCGCCGAGGCCGTCGTCGTCGGCGTCCTCGCCTCCGCCGCCGGCTGCGTGCTGGGGGCGTACGGGGCGCCGTGGCTGGCCGAGTGGGTGGTCGAGGGCGGACTGGCGCCGAGCTGGTTCACCATCGGCGATCACACCTGGCCCTACCACATGGCGTTCTGGACGGGCCTGTTCGTCGCGCTGTGTGGGGTCGTGGCCGCGTCCTGGCGGGCTGGGAAGACCGGCCCCACCGAGGCGCTGCGCGAGGCGTCCGTTGACACGCGGACGATGACGTGGGGCCGCTGGCTGTTCGGTGCGGGGCTGCTGGTCACGGCCGTGGTGACGCTGGCGCTGGCGCTGTTCGGCGACCCGGGCGACCTGCTGCACCGCAAGACGTACACGAGCCGCCCGATGCTGCTGATCACCGCGGTCGCGCTGCTCGCCCCGGTCCTGGTGGGCCCGCTGACCCGGCTGATCGCCTGGCTGCCCGCCCAGCTGCCCGGCGCCAGCGGCATGCTGGTGCGCGAGAACGCGGCCGCCGGTATCCGCCGTACGGCCGCCATCGCGGCGCCCGTGCTGGTCACGGTGGCGCTCGCGGGCTCGCTGCTCGGCGCCACCGCGACGCTGAACGAGGCCAAGGCGACCGAGACGCGCGACCAGACGGCCGCCGCCTTCGTGCTCTCCCCGGCGGGCGACGCCGGCTTCGACGCGGCCGCGGTGGAGAGGATGCGCGAGGTGCCGGGCGCCGAGGTCTCCGCGACCTCGACGAGCGCCGTGTACGTGCTGGAGGAGGGCGTCGCCCTCATCAGGTCCGACGCCCGTGCGGCCGATCCGGCGCTGCTCGCCGACACGGTGCGGATGCCCGTGACGGCGGGGAAGGTGAGCGACCTCGACGACGATTCGATCATCGTCAACGAGGAGTGGGAGAAGCACTCCGTGGGGCAGCGCGTGGATGTGTGGCTCGGTGACGGCACAAGGAAGTCCCTGAAGATCGCCGCGGTGATGGCGATCGGCACGGGCAACAACGGTGTGTACGTCACCCCGGCCAACGCGGCCGGCGCGCCCGTCGACCGGGTCGACGTGGCCCTCGCGGACGGCGCCGACCGGTCCGCGGTGGCAGCGGGGCTGCGCAAGGCGATGGGGTCGTCCGGCGGTGAGGTGTTCACCAAGGAGCAGTGGGTGCGGGCGACTTACCCCGAGACCAACCGCACGACCCGGATCGGCTTCCTGCTCGTCCTCGGCATCGCCCTCCTCTACACCGGCATCTCGCTGGCCAACACCATGGTCATGGCCACGTCCGACCGGATCCGCGACCTGGCCGTGCTGCGTCTGGCCGGGGCCACCCGGTGGCAGGTGCTGCGCGTGGTCGGCGCCGAGGCGCTGATGGTGGTGGCGGTGGGCGGAATACTCGGCCTGCTGGTCGCCGGGCTGAACCTGCTGGGCATGTGGGGCGCCCTCGGCATCCTGTCGGTGTGGACGCCGATCGCGATCCCGTGGGCGACGCTCGGCGCGGTGGTGGGCGCGTGTGCGGTCCTCGCGGTGGTGTCCGCGGTCGTACCCGCCGGGCTGTCGCTGCGCCGCAGGGCCGTGGAGCTGGCGGGCGTACACGAATGA